A genomic region of Cyprinus carpio isolate SPL01 chromosome B11, ASM1834038v1, whole genome shotgun sequence contains the following coding sequences:
- the cdk4 gene encoding cyclin-dependent kinase 4, with protein sequence MESAVQYEPVAEIGGGAYGTVYKARDRDSGQFVALKSVRVQTNQDALPKPTEREVALLKRLEQFDHPNIVRLMDVCATLRTDQETKVTLVFEHVDQDLRTYLEKVPAPGLPIDRIRDLMQQLLCGLEFLHSNRVLHRDLKPENILVTSRGQVKLADFGLARIYSCHMALTPVVVTLWYRSPEVLLQTTYATPVDIWSTGCIFAEMFRRKPLFCGDSEVDQLGKIFGVIGLPAEDEWPTDVTLSRQNFSPQTPQPITDCVPEISEKAAELLLEMLTFDPLKRISALNALEHPFFSE encoded by the exons ATGGAGAGTGCGGTGCAGTACGAGCCGGTGGCAGAGATCGGCGGCGGCGCTTACGGGACCGTCTACAAGGCTCGAGATAGAGACAGTGGGCAGTTTGTGGCTCTGAAGAGTGTGAGAGTGCAGACCAATCAGGATGCACTTCCCAAACCAACCGAGCGAGAGGTGGCGCTACTCAAACGACTCGAGCAGTTCGACCATCCCAACATCGTCAG GCTGATGGACGTGTGCGCCACACTAAGAACAGACCAGGAAACTAAAGTGACTCTAGTGTTTGAACACGTGGATCAGGACCTCAGGACGTATCTGGAGAAAGTGCCGGCACCTGGACTGCCCATAGACCGGATCAGA GATTTGATGCAGCAGTTGCTGTGTGGTCTGGAGTTCTTGCACTCGAATCGAGTTCTCCATCGGGACCTGAAGCCGGAGAACATCCTGGTGACAAGCAGAGGGCAGGTGAAGCTGGCTGACTTCGGTCTGGCCCGGATCTACAGCTGCCACATGGCGCTCACACCGGTG GTGGTGACGCTGTGGTATCGCTCTCCTGAGGTGCTGCTCCAGACCACTTACGCCACGCCGGTGGACATCTGGAGCACCGGCTGCATCTTCGCTGAGATGTTCAGACGCAA ACCTCTCTTCTGTGGAGATTCAGAGGTGGACCAACTGGGCAAGATTTTTGG GGTGATCGGCCTGCCGGCTGAAGACGAGTGGCCCACTGATGTCACTCTGTCCCGGCAGAACTTCAGCCCTCAAACCcctcagccaatcacagactgCGTTCCTGAGATCAGCGAGAAGGCGGCGGAGCTCTTATTG GAAATGCTGACGTTCGACCCATTGAAACGAATCTCTGCACTGAATGCTTTGGAACATCCATTCTTTAGCGAATGA